In Arctopsyche grandis isolate Sample6627 chromosome 13, ASM5162203v2, whole genome shotgun sequence, one DNA window encodes the following:
- the LOC143921739 gene encoding scavenger receptor class B member 1-like: MQGRDKLCAKLTSTFLRKWWFVIVASIMLLLLGIIIAIFFSAWVRLFIDHELVLRPGSQTFGWWAKPPVTPMMKIYVYNVTNADEFLNNGSKPVLDELGPYVYRETWEKVNIKFNENGTLSFNQRKTYVFDDASSSGSEDDVVVVPNIPMLSATSQSKHAARFLRLAMASIMDILKIKPFVEVSVGQLLWGYEDPLLKLAKDVIPKEQKLPYEEFGLLYGKNGTSKDTINMFTGATDITKYGLVDSFNGIDHLAHYTAEACSRIDGSDGSIFPPHITKNTTLHIFDKDICRLLPLRFEKEVTRKGDIKGYRFTPPNDVFADPDTNPDNRCFCPSGPPCAPSGLNNISFCQYDSPVMLSFPHFYLADENLRTALEGVSPPDPEKHKFYVDIQPEMGTALAAKARVQINLAVSQVIDIKQVANFPDIVFPIIWFEDGIDDLPDEVAKLLRFGTNVPPIAKAILSYGLIAVGLLLLLISVTCLIRSSHRQSTLHLEGSNYLASVNNKSQENGKAANGKKGEVNNGYEMGSAPNRR; encoded by the exons GGTTCGTGATAGTTGCATCAATAATGCTCTTATTATTGGGGATAATCATAGCCATATTCTTCTCAGCATGGGTCAGACTGTTCATAGATCAC GAATTAGTGCTAAGACCTGGCTCTCAGACCTTCGGCTGGTGGGCGAAGCCTCCCGTTACTCCAATGATGAAAATTTACGTTTACAACGTAACCAATGCTGATGAGTTCCTCAACAATGGTTCCAAACCAGTGCTTGATGAGCTTGGACCATACGTTTACAg AGAAACGTGGGAAAAGGTGAACATTAAATTTAACGAGAATGGTACTTTATCATTCAACCAAAGAAAGACTTATGTCTTCGACGATGCCAGCTCTAGTGGCTCAGAGGATGATGTCGTTGTTGTGCCCAATATTCCTATGCTT AGTGCAACATCCCAATCTAAGCACGCTGCAAGATTCCTCAGGCTGGCGATGGCTTCTATTATGGACATATTGAAAATCAAACCTTTCGTTGAAGTGTCTGTTGGACAACTGCTCTGGGGCTATGAAGATCCTTTGTTGAAATTGGCTAAGGATGTAATTCCAAAGGAACAAAAGTTGCCATATGAAGAGTTCGGTCTTTTGTATGGG aAAAATGGAACATCAAAAGACACGATTAATATGTTCACGGGTGCCACAGATATTACAAAGTACGGTCTAGTAGATTCGTTCAATGGAATCGATCACTTGGCTCATTATACTGCAGAAGCGTGCTCTAGAATAGACGGAAGTGATGGTTCAATTTTCCCTCCACACATTACTAAAAATACTACTTTGCACATTTTCGACAAGGATATATGCAGACTTCTACCGCTTAg GTTTGAAAAAGAAGTGACAAGAAAAGGAGATATAAAAGGATATAGATTCACCCCACCGAATGATGTATTTGCCGATCCTGATACGAATCCAGATAATCGTTGCTTCTGTCCTTCTGGACCACCGTGCGCTCCAAGTGGACTCAACAATATTTCATTCTGTCAATATg atTCTCCTGTAATGCTGAGCTTCCCCCATTTCTATTTGGCTGATGAAAATTTAAGAACAGCACTTGAAGGTGTTTCTCCACCAGACCCAGAAAAACATAAATTCTATGTTGACATTCAACct GAAATGGGTACAGCACTTGCAGCAAAAGCTCGCGTTCAAATCAATTTGGCTGTTTCACAAGTTATTGACATCAAACAAGTAGCTAATTTCCCTGATATTGTCTTCCCCATCATTTGGTTCGAGGAT GGAATCGATGATCTCCCAGATGAAGTAGCTAAACTTCTGAGATTTGGAACAAATGTACCACCGATAGCTAAAGCTATATTGAGCTATGGATTGATTGCAGTTggattattgttattgttaataTCTGTAACTTGTCTCATCAG atcGTCGCACAGGCAGAGTACATTACATCTAGAAGGTTCAAATTATTTAGCTTCAGTGAATAATAAAAGTCAAGAAAATGGGAAAGCAGCCAACGGTAAAAAAGGGGAAGTGAATAATGGTTATGAAATGGGTTCTGCGCCTAACCGACGTTAg